One window of the Camelina sativa cultivar DH55 chromosome 1, Cs, whole genome shotgun sequence genome contains the following:
- the LOC104787697 gene encoding homocysteine S-methyltransferase 3 isoform X3 produces MGSLVKEETSSLMTKFLEKCGGYAVVDGGFATELQRHGADINDPLWSAKCLITSPHLVTKVHLDYLESGANIIITASYQATIQGFVAKGLSVGEAESLLRRSVEIAYEAREIFYNRCTKGSWDFDYAGKASGQPVLVAASVGSYGAYLADGSEYSGIYGDSVSKETLKDFHRRRVQILEKSGADLIAFEAIPNKLEAEAYADLLEEEEIDIPAWFSFTSKDGVSVPRGDSVVECAKVADSCKKVVAIGINCTSPRFIHDLIISLRQVTRKPIVVYPNSGEVYDGLNKKWIKSGEESEEDFVSYVSKWRDEGASLFGGCCRTTPNTIRAIAKVLSGECPAASKIKFEQ; encoded by the exons ATGGGGTCTTTGGTGAAAGAGGAAACCTCGTCGTTGATGACGAAGTTTTTGGAGAAGTGCGGCGGCTATGCGGTGGTGGACGGAGGGTTTGCGACGGAGCTACAACGCCACGGGGCTGACATCAATGATCCACTTTGGAGTGCCAAGTGTCTCATTACTTCTCCTCACCTCGTCACGAag GTGCACTTGGATTACCTCGAGTCTGGAGCAAACATCATCATTACCGCATCTTATCAG GCAACGATCCAAGGATTTGTGGCAAAAGGTTTATCGGTGGGAGAAGCAGAGAGTTTACTGAGGAGGAGCGTTGAGATCGCGTACGAGGCACGTGAGATTTTCTACAACAGATGCACCAAAGGTTCATGGGATTTCGACTACGCTGGAAAAGCTTCTGGACAACCTGTTCTTGTCGCAGCTTCCGTTGGTAGCTATGGAGCTTATCTCGCCGACGGATCCGAATACAG CGGGATATATGGAGATTCTGTGAGTAAGGAGACATTGAAAGACTTCCATAGAAGAAGAGTTCAAATCTTAGAGAAATCTGGAGCTGATCTCATCGCATTCGAGGCTATTCCAAATAAGCTCGAAGCCGAG GCTTATGCGGATCTTCTTGAGGAGGAAGAAATCGACATTCCGGCATGGTTCTCCTTCACTTCTAAGGACGGAGTCAGTGTGCCACGAGGAGATTCGGTTGTAGAATGTGCGAAAGTGGCAGATTCTTGCAAGAAAGTGGTTGCTATCGGAATCAATTGTACTTCACCAAGATTCATTCACGATTTGATCATCTCCTTGCGCCAG GTAACCCGCAAACCAATCGTTGTCTACCCAAATAGCGGAGAAGTCTACGACGGGCTGAACAAGAAATGGATT AAGTCAGGGGAAGAGTCAGAGGAGGATTTTGTGTCGTACGTGAGTAAATGGAGAGATGAAGGAGCGTCGTTGTTTGGAGGATGTTGTCGGACTACACCAAACACCATCAGAGCCATTGCTAAAGTTCTCTCCGGCGAATGTCCCGCAgcatcaaaaatcaaatttgagcAGTAG
- the LOC104787697 gene encoding homocysteine S-methyltransferase 3 isoform X1, whose amino-acid sequence MHNAFSRSKITSHLRYSSTPSYRDVHTLFMGSLVKEETSSLMTKFLEKCGGYAVVDGGFATELQRHGADINDPLWSAKCLITSPHLVTKVHLDYLESGANIIITASYQATIQGFVAKGLSVGEAESLLRRSVEIAYEAREIFYNRCTKGSWDFDYAGKASGQPVLVAASVGSYGAYLADGSEYSGIYGDSVSKETLKDFHRRRVQILEKSGADLIAFEAIPNKLEAEAYADLLEEEEIDIPAWFSFTSKDGVSVPRGDSVVECAKVADSCKKVVAIGINCTSPRFIHDLIISLRQVTRKPIVVYPNSGEVYDGLNKKWIKSGEESEEDFVSYVSKWRDEGASLFGGCCRTTPNTIRAIAKVLSGECPAASKIKFEQ is encoded by the exons atgcataatgcATTCTCACGATCAAAGATAACATCTCATCTTCGATATAGTTCGACTCCATCTTACAGAGACGTACACACTTTGTTTATGGGGTCTTTGGTGAAAGAGGAAACCTCGTCGTTGATGACGAAGTTTTTGGAGAAGTGCGGCGGCTATGCGGTGGTGGACGGAGGGTTTGCGACGGAGCTACAACGCCACGGGGCTGACATCAATGATCCACTTTGGAGTGCCAAGTGTCTCATTACTTCTCCTCACCTCGTCACGAag GTGCACTTGGATTACCTCGAGTCTGGAGCAAACATCATCATTACCGCATCTTATCAG GCAACGATCCAAGGATTTGTGGCAAAAGGTTTATCGGTGGGAGAAGCAGAGAGTTTACTGAGGAGGAGCGTTGAGATCGCGTACGAGGCACGTGAGATTTTCTACAACAGATGCACCAAAGGTTCATGGGATTTCGACTACGCTGGAAAAGCTTCTGGACAACCTGTTCTTGTCGCAGCTTCCGTTGGTAGCTATGGAGCTTATCTCGCCGACGGATCCGAATACAG CGGGATATATGGAGATTCTGTGAGTAAGGAGACATTGAAAGACTTCCATAGAAGAAGAGTTCAAATCTTAGAGAAATCTGGAGCTGATCTCATCGCATTCGAGGCTATTCCAAATAAGCTCGAAGCCGAG GCTTATGCGGATCTTCTTGAGGAGGAAGAAATCGACATTCCGGCATGGTTCTCCTTCACTTCTAAGGACGGAGTCAGTGTGCCACGAGGAGATTCGGTTGTAGAATGTGCGAAAGTGGCAGATTCTTGCAAGAAAGTGGTTGCTATCGGAATCAATTGTACTTCACCAAGATTCATTCACGATTTGATCATCTCCTTGCGCCAG GTAACCCGCAAACCAATCGTTGTCTACCCAAATAGCGGAGAAGTCTACGACGGGCTGAACAAGAAATGGATT AAGTCAGGGGAAGAGTCAGAGGAGGATTTTGTGTCGTACGTGAGTAAATGGAGAGATGAAGGAGCGTCGTTGTTTGGAGGATGTTGTCGGACTACACCAAACACCATCAGAGCCATTGCTAAAGTTCTCTCCGGCGAATGTCCCGCAgcatcaaaaatcaaatttgagcAGTAG
- the LOC104787697 gene encoding homocysteine S-methyltransferase 3 isoform X2 yields MHNAFSRSKITSHLRYSSTPSYRDVHTLFMGSLVKEETSSLMTKFLEKCGGYAVVDGGFATELQRHGADINDPLWSAKCLITSPHLVTKVHLDYLESGANIIITASYQATIQGFVAKGLSVGEAESLLRRSVEIAYEAREIFYNRCTKGSWDFDYAGKASGQPVLVAASVGSYGAYLADGSEYSGIYGDSVSKETLKDFHRRRVQILEKSGADLIAFEAIPNKLEAEAYADLLEEEEIDIPAWFSFTSKDGVSVPRGDSVVECAKVADSCKKVVAIGINCTSPRFIHDLIISLRQVTRKPIVVYPNSGEVYDGLNKKWISGEESEEDFVSYVSKWRDEGASLFGGCCRTTPNTIRAIAKVLSGECPAASKIKFEQ; encoded by the exons atgcataatgcATTCTCACGATCAAAGATAACATCTCATCTTCGATATAGTTCGACTCCATCTTACAGAGACGTACACACTTTGTTTATGGGGTCTTTGGTGAAAGAGGAAACCTCGTCGTTGATGACGAAGTTTTTGGAGAAGTGCGGCGGCTATGCGGTGGTGGACGGAGGGTTTGCGACGGAGCTACAACGCCACGGGGCTGACATCAATGATCCACTTTGGAGTGCCAAGTGTCTCATTACTTCTCCTCACCTCGTCACGAag GTGCACTTGGATTACCTCGAGTCTGGAGCAAACATCATCATTACCGCATCTTATCAG GCAACGATCCAAGGATTTGTGGCAAAAGGTTTATCGGTGGGAGAAGCAGAGAGTTTACTGAGGAGGAGCGTTGAGATCGCGTACGAGGCACGTGAGATTTTCTACAACAGATGCACCAAAGGTTCATGGGATTTCGACTACGCTGGAAAAGCTTCTGGACAACCTGTTCTTGTCGCAGCTTCCGTTGGTAGCTATGGAGCTTATCTCGCCGACGGATCCGAATACAG CGGGATATATGGAGATTCTGTGAGTAAGGAGACATTGAAAGACTTCCATAGAAGAAGAGTTCAAATCTTAGAGAAATCTGGAGCTGATCTCATCGCATTCGAGGCTATTCCAAATAAGCTCGAAGCCGAG GCTTATGCGGATCTTCTTGAGGAGGAAGAAATCGACATTCCGGCATGGTTCTCCTTCACTTCTAAGGACGGAGTCAGTGTGCCACGAGGAGATTCGGTTGTAGAATGTGCGAAAGTGGCAGATTCTTGCAAGAAAGTGGTTGCTATCGGAATCAATTGTACTTCACCAAGATTCATTCACGATTTGATCATCTCCTTGCGCCAG GTAACCCGCAAACCAATCGTTGTCTACCCAAATAGCGGAGAAGTCTACGACGGGCTGAACAAGAAATGGATT TCAGGGGAAGAGTCAGAGGAGGATTTTGTGTCGTACGTGAGTAAATGGAGAGATGAAGGAGCGTCGTTGTTTGGAGGATGTTGTCGGACTACACCAAACACCATCAGAGCCATTGCTAAAGTTCTCTCCGGCGAATGTCCCGCAgcatcaaaaatcaaatttgagcAGTAG
- the LOC104787697 gene encoding homocysteine S-methyltransferase 3 isoform X4, with protein MGSLVKEETSSLMTKFLEKCGGYAVVDGGFATELQRHGADINDPLWSAKCLITSPHLVTKVHLDYLESGANIIITASYQATIQGFVAKGLSVGEAESLLRRSVEIAYEAREIFYNRCTKGSWDFDYAGKASGQPVLVAASVGSYGAYLADGSEYSGIYGDSVSKETLKDFHRRRVQILEKSGADLIAFEAIPNKLEAEAYADLLEEEEIDIPAWFSFTSKDGVSVPRGDSVVECAKVADSCKKVVAIGINCTSPRFIHDLIISLRQVTRKPIVVYPNSGEVYDGLNKKWIKSGEESEEDFVSYVSKWRDEGASLFGGCCRTTPNTIRAIAKVLSGECPAASKIKFEQ; from the exons GTGAAAGAGGAAACCTCGTCGTTGATGACGAAGTTTTTGGAGAAGTGCGGCGGCTATGCGGTGGTGGACGGAGGGTTTGCGACGGAGCTACAACGCCACGGGGCTGACATCAATGATCCACTTTGGAGTGCCAAGTGTCTCATTACTTCTCCTCACCTCGTCACGAag GTGCACTTGGATTACCTCGAGTCTGGAGCAAACATCATCATTACCGCATCTTATCAG GCAACGATCCAAGGATTTGTGGCAAAAGGTTTATCGGTGGGAGAAGCAGAGAGTTTACTGAGGAGGAGCGTTGAGATCGCGTACGAGGCACGTGAGATTTTCTACAACAGATGCACCAAAGGTTCATGGGATTTCGACTACGCTGGAAAAGCTTCTGGACAACCTGTTCTTGTCGCAGCTTCCGTTGGTAGCTATGGAGCTTATCTCGCCGACGGATCCGAATACAG CGGGATATATGGAGATTCTGTGAGTAAGGAGACATTGAAAGACTTCCATAGAAGAAGAGTTCAAATCTTAGAGAAATCTGGAGCTGATCTCATCGCATTCGAGGCTATTCCAAATAAGCTCGAAGCCGAG GCTTATGCGGATCTTCTTGAGGAGGAAGAAATCGACATTCCGGCATGGTTCTCCTTCACTTCTAAGGACGGAGTCAGTGTGCCACGAGGAGATTCGGTTGTAGAATGTGCGAAAGTGGCAGATTCTTGCAAGAAAGTGGTTGCTATCGGAATCAATTGTACTTCACCAAGATTCATTCACGATTTGATCATCTCCTTGCGCCAG GTAACCCGCAAACCAATCGTTGTCTACCCAAATAGCGGAGAAGTCTACGACGGGCTGAACAAGAAATGGATT AAGTCAGGGGAAGAGTCAGAGGAGGATTTTGTGTCGTACGTGAGTAAATGGAGAGATGAAGGAGCGTCGTTGTTTGGAGGATGTTGTCGGACTACACCAAACACCATCAGAGCCATTGCTAAAGTTCTCTCCGGCGAATGTCCCGCAgcatcaaaaatcaaatttgagcAGTAG